One part of the Anaeromyxobacter sp. Fw109-5 genome encodes these proteins:
- a CDS encoding AMP-binding protein — MSSTESFRRARDFLVKHREDYETAYREFRWPVLDRFNWALDWFDIVADGNPRTALHIVEEYGAEVRLSYAELAERSNRVAIYLRRHGVERGDRILMMLPNCVQIWEVMLAAMKLGACVIPASTLLTPEDLVDRIERGRVRHVVTDPAGAEKMRTIDGGLTRLVVGEQVPGWIPFELAYEESSLFIPHGETMSSDPVLLYFTSGTTAKPKLVVHTQRSYPVGHLSTMYWIGLREGDVHMNISSPGWAKHAWSSFFAPFNAGATVFVHNYARFVPRATLEVLARHEVTTMCAPPTVWRMLILEELAQHQVKLREALSAGEPLNPEVIERVKRAWGVTIRDGYGQTETTAQIGNSPGQPLKTGSMGRPLPGYRIALLDEDGRPAPEEGEVSISLEPRPAGLMAGYEDDPNLNEFTARHGHYHTGDVATRDADGYITYVGRADDVFKSSDYRISPFELESALIEHDAVAEAAIVPSPDPVRGLVPKAFIILKPGRAPDRELALEVFRFLRRRLAPFKRVRRLEFSELPKTVSGKIRRVELRRREQAREPGAPRGPREFWQDDFPELARGD, encoded by the coding sequence ATGTCGTCCACGGAGAGCTTCCGCCGCGCCCGCGACTTCCTCGTGAAGCACCGCGAGGACTACGAGACCGCCTACCGGGAGTTCCGCTGGCCCGTCCTGGATCGCTTCAACTGGGCGCTCGACTGGTTCGACATCGTCGCGGACGGGAACCCCCGCACCGCCCTGCACATCGTCGAGGAGTACGGCGCCGAGGTGCGCCTGTCCTACGCGGAGCTGGCGGAGCGGTCGAACCGCGTCGCCATCTACCTGCGCCGTCACGGCGTCGAGCGCGGCGACCGCATCCTGATGATGCTGCCGAACTGCGTCCAGATCTGGGAGGTGATGCTCGCGGCGATGAAGCTCGGCGCGTGCGTGATCCCCGCCAGCACGCTCCTCACGCCGGAGGACCTCGTGGACCGCATCGAGCGCGGCCGCGTGCGCCACGTCGTGACCGACCCGGCGGGCGCGGAGAAGATGCGCACCATCGACGGCGGCCTGACGCGCCTCGTCGTCGGGGAGCAGGTCCCGGGCTGGATCCCGTTCGAGCTCGCCTACGAGGAGTCGTCGCTCTTCATCCCGCACGGGGAGACGATGTCGTCCGACCCGGTGCTGCTCTACTTCACGAGCGGCACGACCGCGAAGCCGAAGCTCGTCGTGCACACGCAGCGGAGCTATCCGGTCGGGCACCTCTCCACGATGTACTGGATCGGCCTCCGCGAGGGCGACGTGCACATGAACATCTCGTCGCCGGGCTGGGCGAAGCACGCCTGGTCGAGCTTCTTCGCCCCGTTCAACGCGGGCGCGACGGTGTTCGTGCACAACTACGCGCGCTTCGTGCCGCGCGCGACGCTGGAGGTGCTCGCGCGCCACGAGGTCACGACGATGTGCGCCCCGCCCACCGTCTGGCGCATGCTCATCCTCGAGGAGCTCGCCCAGCACCAGGTGAAGCTGCGCGAGGCCCTCTCCGCGGGCGAGCCCCTCAACCCCGAGGTCATCGAGCGCGTCAAGCGGGCGTGGGGCGTCACCATCCGCGACGGCTACGGCCAGACGGAGACGACCGCCCAGATCGGCAACTCGCCCGGGCAGCCGCTCAAGACGGGCTCCATGGGCCGCCCGCTGCCGGGCTACCGCATCGCGCTGCTCGACGAGGACGGGCGCCCGGCGCCGGAGGAGGGCGAGGTCAGCATCTCGCTCGAGCCGCGCCCGGCCGGCCTCATGGCGGGCTACGAGGACGACCCCAATCTCAACGAGTTCACCGCGCGGCACGGCCACTACCACACCGGCGACGTGGCCACCCGGGACGCGGACGGGTACATCACCTACGTCGGGCGCGCGGACGACGTCTTCAAGAGCTCGGACTACCGGATCAGCCCGTTCGAGCTGGAGAGCGCGCTCATCGAGCACGACGCGGTGGCGGAGGCGGCGATCGTGCCGAGCCCGGACCCGGTGCGCGGCCTCGTCCCCAAGGCGTTCATCATCCTCAAGCCCGGGCGCGCGCCCGATCGAGAGCTGGCGCTGGAGGTCTTCCGGTTCCTGCGCCGGCGGCTCGCGCCGTTCAAGCGCGTCCGGCGCCTCGAGTTCTCGGAGCTGCCGAAGACCGTGTCCGGCAAGATCCGCCGCGTCGAGCTCCGCCGCCGCGAGCAGGCGCGCGAGCCCGGCGCGCCGCGCGGTCCCCGCGAGTTCTGGCAGGACGACTTCCCCGAGCTCGCCCGAGGCGACTGA
- a CDS encoding MarC family protein — protein sequence MGELLSLGFVSFSAIFFVVDPFSAVPFFLAMTRRHSAEERRVIALRASIAAGVVLAGFALAGAWVFKLLGISLGAFKIAGGVVLLLLALDMIRTQPSRTRITEGEVEAGADKEDIAIVPLAMPLLAGPGGIATAVVLMARARGGPWWHALPVLVAIALTAAASYAILAGATRTEKVLGRTGLAILERAAGLLLVAIGIQFMLDGLSESFVGRLLGG from the coding sequence ATGGGAGAGCTCCTCAGCCTCGGCTTCGTGTCGTTCTCGGCGATCTTCTTCGTCGTCGACCCGTTCTCGGCGGTGCCGTTCTTCCTCGCGATGACGCGACGGCACTCCGCCGAGGAGCGGCGCGTGATCGCGCTCCGCGCCTCCATCGCCGCCGGCGTCGTGCTCGCCGGCTTCGCGCTCGCCGGCGCGTGGGTGTTCAAGCTCCTCGGCATCAGCCTCGGGGCCTTCAAGATCGCGGGCGGCGTCGTGCTCCTCCTCCTGGCGCTCGACATGATCCGCACGCAGCCGTCGCGGACGCGCATCACCGAGGGTGAGGTGGAGGCCGGCGCCGACAAGGAGGACATCGCCATCGTCCCGCTCGCGATGCCGCTGCTGGCCGGGCCCGGGGGGATCGCGACCGCCGTCGTCCTCATGGCCCGCGCCCGGGGCGGCCCGTGGTGGCACGCCCTCCCGGTGCTCGTCGCGATCGCGCTCACCGCCGCGGCGAGCTACGCCATCCTCGCCGGCGCCACGCGCACGGAGAAGGTCCTGGGGCGGACCGGCCTCGCCATCCTGGAGCGCGCCGCCGGCCTGCTCCTCGTGGCGATCGGGATCCAGTTCATGCTCGACGGCCTGTCGGAGTCGTTCGTCGGACGGCTGCTCGGCGGGTGA
- a CDS encoding polyprenol monophosphomannose synthase — MNDRRPALVCLPTYDERENLEPLLAAVLAATPDVDVLVIDDNSPDGTGRLADEIAAREPRVQVLHRAGKQGLGKAYLAGFDWALSRGYAYVLEMDADFSHDPRYLPALLGRARTDADLVLGSRYVRGGGTVNWGLGRKLISRGGSLYARTILGVRVRDLTGGFKCFRREVLEAIDLSTVECTGYAFQIELTYRALRRGFRVVEVPIVFADRRVGQSKMSRRIVLEAVRKVWSIRRSPFARRASEQ, encoded by the coding sequence ATGAACGATCGCCGTCCGGCCCTGGTGTGCCTCCCCACCTACGACGAGCGCGAGAACCTGGAGCCCCTCCTGGCGGCGGTCCTGGCGGCCACCCCGGACGTGGACGTGCTGGTCATCGACGACAACTCGCCGGACGGCACCGGCCGGCTCGCCGACGAGATCGCCGCGCGCGAGCCGCGCGTGCAGGTGCTGCACCGCGCCGGCAAGCAGGGGCTCGGGAAGGCGTACCTCGCCGGCTTCGACTGGGCGCTCTCGCGCGGCTACGCGTACGTGCTGGAGATGGACGCGGACTTCTCGCACGATCCGCGCTACCTGCCCGCGCTGCTGGGGCGGGCCCGCACCGACGCGGACCTCGTGCTCGGCTCGCGCTACGTGCGCGGCGGCGGCACGGTGAACTGGGGCCTCGGCCGCAAGCTCATCTCGCGCGGCGGGAGCCTCTACGCGCGCACGATCCTGGGCGTCCGCGTGAGGGACCTCACCGGCGGCTTCAAGTGCTTCCGGCGGGAGGTGCTCGAGGCGATCGACCTCTCCACGGTGGAGTGCACCGGCTACGCCTTCCAGATCGAGCTCACCTACCGCGCGCTGCGGCGGGGGTTCCGGGTCGTCGAGGTGCCCATCGTCTTCGCGGACCGGCGCGTGGGGCAGTCCAAGATGTCGCGCCGCATCGTGCTCGAGGCCGTGCGCAAGGTCTGGTCGATCCGCCGCTCGCCGTTCGCCCGCCGCGCGTCCGAGCAGTAG
- the lpxB gene encoding lipid-A-disaccharide synthase: MAEEILIVAGEASADLHAARALEELRGLRPGVHAFGVGGPRLRAAGLEAIAPAEDICVMGVAEVLPRLPRILGILRLLARTAAERRPKAALLVDLPDFNLRLAAKLKKLGIPVVYYVSPTIWAWRKGRAKKIAKVVDRMLCILPFEPRYYEGTGVRARFVGHPFAERPPPEAPGSYRAALGLDGARTTVALVPGSRPSELKRLFAPMLEAAERIKAAHPDAQFVVPVAPTLPRSALEPYLAQHRTIEVKLVDGRTEEVVGASDAAIVKSGTSTLETAIMLRPMVVVYRLSWLTYALGRLLVRIAHFALVNILAGRGVVPELLQGEASPARMAAEIEKLLGDRVARDTQLAALREVRDSLGEPGAPRRVAEEVAGVMT, from the coding sequence TTGGCCGAGGAGATCCTCATCGTCGCGGGCGAGGCGAGCGCCGACCTGCACGCGGCGCGCGCGCTGGAGGAGCTCCGCGGCCTGCGCCCGGGGGTCCACGCCTTCGGCGTCGGGGGGCCCCGGCTGCGCGCCGCCGGGCTGGAGGCGATCGCCCCCGCGGAGGACATCTGCGTCATGGGGGTCGCCGAGGTGCTGCCCAGGTTGCCGCGGATCCTCGGGATCCTGCGGCTGCTCGCGCGGACCGCCGCCGAGCGGCGCCCGAAGGCGGCCTTGCTCGTGGACCTGCCCGACTTCAACCTTCGGCTGGCCGCGAAGCTGAAGAAGCTCGGGATCCCCGTCGTCTACTACGTGTCTCCCACCATCTGGGCCTGGCGGAAGGGCCGCGCGAAGAAGATCGCCAAGGTGGTGGACCGGATGCTCTGCATCCTCCCGTTCGAGCCGCGCTACTACGAAGGCACCGGCGTCCGGGCGCGCTTCGTCGGGCATCCGTTCGCGGAGCGGCCGCCTCCGGAGGCGCCGGGGAGCTACCGCGCCGCGCTCGGGCTCGACGGGGCGCGCACGACCGTGGCCCTCGTGCCGGGCAGTCGCCCCTCCGAGCTGAAGCGGCTGTTCGCGCCGATGCTCGAGGCCGCCGAGCGGATCAAGGCCGCTCACCCGGACGCGCAGTTCGTGGTCCCCGTGGCGCCCACGCTGCCGCGGAGCGCGCTCGAGCCGTACCTCGCGCAGCACCGCACCATCGAGGTGAAGCTCGTCGACGGGCGCACCGAGGAGGTGGTGGGCGCGAGCGACGCGGCCATCGTGAAGAGCGGCACCTCCACGCTCGAGACGGCGATCATGCTCCGCCCGATGGTGGTGGTGTACCGGCTCTCCTGGCTCACGTACGCGCTCGGCCGCCTCCTCGTGCGCATCGCGCACTTCGCGCTCGTCAACATCCTCGCCGGTCGTGGAGTGGTGCCCGAGCTGCTGCAGGGCGAGGCCTCCCCGGCCCGCATGGCGGCGGAGATCGAGAAGCTCCTCGGCGACCGCGTCGCGCGCGACACGCAGCTCGCGGCCCTGCGCGAGGTGCGCGACTCGCTCGGGGAGCCCGGCGCGCCGAGGCGGGTGGCCGAGGAGGTGGCTGGGGTCATGACATGA
- a CDS encoding lipopolysaccharide assembly protein LapB has protein sequence MALFRRKPRSRVEIIAAADRARARGRIRKAVAGYREALRADPEDPSLNVKIAPLLARIGQGAEGARCFRRAAERHLAAGFTDRAAAVCANAIQVFPQEPAFRRELARLHALRGRRADAVGALVDGGQVLARRQRPAAVSLLRFALELEPMHVEARLTLAPLLAALGERVEARAILRALEGHARGRDLRRVRWAALRLAPSPRALWRWVAAAFSRGGAARRLPSAR, from the coding sequence GTGGCCCTCTTCCGCCGAAAGCCCCGCTCCCGCGTCGAGATCATCGCCGCGGCGGACCGCGCCCGCGCGCGCGGACGGATCCGCAAGGCCGTCGCGGGATACCGGGAGGCGCTCCGCGCCGACCCCGAGGATCCATCACTTAACGTGAAGATCGCCCCGCTGCTCGCGCGCATCGGCCAGGGGGCCGAGGGCGCGCGCTGCTTCCGCCGCGCCGCAGAGCGCCACCTCGCGGCCGGCTTCACCGATCGCGCCGCCGCGGTCTGCGCGAACGCCATCCAGGTGTTCCCGCAGGAGCCGGCGTTCCGGAGGGAGCTCGCCCGCCTTCACGCGCTGCGGGGGCGGCGCGCCGACGCGGTCGGCGCGCTCGTGGACGGCGGCCAGGTGCTGGCCCGGCGCCAGCGCCCGGCGGCCGTCTCGCTCCTGCGCTTCGCCCTCGAGCTCGAGCCCATGCACGTGGAGGCGCGACTGACGCTCGCGCCGCTCCTCGCCGCCCTGGGGGAGCGCGTCGAGGCGCGGGCGATCCTCCGCGCGCTCGAGGGACACGCCCGCGGGCGGGACCTGCGCCGCGTGCGGTGGGCCGCGCTCCGGCTGGCGCCCTCTCCGAGAGCGCTGTGGCGCTGGGTCGCGGCCGCCTTCTCCCGCGGCGGCGCGGCAAGGCGCCTCCCCTCTGCGCGGTAG
- a CDS encoding helix-turn-helix transcriptional regulator yields MPSPRPEPPLADDPDRAGRIAEVLKAVAHPLRLRIVASLCREELNVSALAERLGASQAIVSQQLRILRSLGLVAATREDGFARYRLAEPALVDLVCCMERCER; encoded by the coding sequence GTGCCGAGCCCTCGCCCAGAGCCGCCCCTCGCCGACGACCCCGACCGTGCCGGCCGGATCGCGGAGGTGCTGAAGGCGGTCGCGCACCCGCTGCGGCTGCGCATCGTCGCGTCGCTCTGCCGCGAGGAGCTGAACGTGTCGGCGCTCGCCGAGCGCCTCGGCGCGAGCCAGGCGATCGTCTCGCAGCAGCTCCGGATCCTGCGCAGCCTCGGGCTCGTGGCGGCGACGCGTGAGGACGGCTTCGCGCGCTACCGCCTCGCCGAGCCGGCGCTCGTGGACCTCGTGTGCTGCATGGAGCGCTGCGAGCGGTGA
- a CDS encoding cytochrome c3 family protein produces MSNMIRSLALAAAILAGPALAGEHPGNDVIREKGYQGPSTCEECHPGSAKAFLATVHWKHASKVTNVDNLDPRQEYGMKNRIYTFCNGNDIVNDLKEIPQNELGKTKLTGCNSCHPGNHLSDVGSTGPDAEAAIDCLVCHSSKYDYSKRKPFKTADGKVAIGQDRSKEAALAVGKPTVKACMTCHETAGGGQLIKRGFAFDAEHDVHAAKGMTCADCHKAKDHKIPTGFDPNNWANDGVRIGCADCHGAKPHKDADYDAHTAKLACQTCHIPTSGGAVAKDFTKWAKDESTGFYEPSTIRRDPAGTKPVYAWFNGNVRNEPHLIGPKGSRSDPKSKIFPFKIYEGRAYYDRRTGKLLSMDFAQPTATGDTLAGVASAAKTLGLKKVDPVPGWQTIYFSNSHLVTKTKALSCDRCHTANGQLDFEALGYSKGEIARRKLKSAALWFDRLHEKERKKEEW; encoded by the coding sequence ATGTCCAACATGATCCGCAGCCTCGCGCTCGCCGCGGCGATCCTCGCCGGGCCCGCGCTCGCCGGGGAGCACCCCGGCAACGACGTCATCCGCGAGAAGGGCTACCAGGGCCCGAGCACCTGCGAGGAGTGCCACCCCGGCAGCGCCAAGGCGTTCCTCGCCACCGTCCACTGGAAGCACGCGTCGAAGGTGACGAACGTGGACAACCTGGATCCCCGTCAGGAATACGGGATGAAGAACCGCATCTACACGTTCTGCAACGGCAACGACATCGTCAACGATCTCAAGGAGATCCCGCAGAACGAGCTCGGCAAGACGAAGCTCACGGGCTGCAACAGCTGCCATCCCGGGAACCACCTCTCCGACGTCGGCTCCACCGGGCCCGACGCGGAGGCCGCCATCGACTGCCTCGTCTGTCACTCGAGCAAGTACGACTACTCGAAGCGCAAGCCCTTCAAGACGGCGGACGGCAAGGTCGCCATCGGGCAGGACCGCAGCAAGGAGGCGGCCCTCGCCGTCGGCAAGCCCACCGTGAAGGCGTGCATGACCTGCCACGAGACCGCGGGCGGCGGCCAGCTCATCAAGCGCGGCTTCGCGTTCGACGCCGAGCACGACGTCCACGCCGCGAAGGGCATGACGTGCGCCGATTGCCACAAGGCGAAGGACCACAAGATCCCGACCGGCTTCGACCCGAACAACTGGGCGAACGACGGCGTGCGCATCGGCTGCGCCGACTGCCATGGCGCCAAGCCGCACAAGGACGCGGACTACGACGCCCACACCGCCAAGCTCGCCTGCCAGACCTGCCACATCCCCACCTCCGGCGGCGCCGTCGCCAAGGATTTCACGAAGTGGGCGAAGGACGAGTCCACCGGGTTCTACGAGCCGTCCACCATCCGCCGCGACCCGGCCGGCACGAAGCCCGTCTACGCCTGGTTCAACGGCAACGTCCGCAACGAGCCGCACCTCATCGGGCCGAAGGGGAGCCGCTCCGACCCGAAGAGCAAGATCTTCCCCTTCAAGATCTACGAGGGGCGGGCCTACTACGACCGCCGCACCGGCAAGCTCCTCTCCATGGACTTCGCCCAGCCGACCGCCACCGGCGACACGCTCGCCGGCGTCGCCTCCGCCGCGAAGACGCTGGGGCTGAAGAAGGTGGACCCGGTCCCCGGCTGGCAGACCATCTACTTCTCGAACAGCCACCTCGTCACCAAGACGAAGGCGCTGTCCTGCGACCGGTGCCACACCGCCAACGGGCAGCTCGACTTCGAGGCGCTGGGCTACTCGAAGGGGGAGATCGCGCGGCGGAAGCTGAAGAGCGCCGCGCTCTGGTTCGACCGGCTCCACGAGAAGGAACGCAAGAAGGAAGAGTGGTGA
- a CDS encoding YeeE/YedE thiosulfate transporter family protein, which yields MTTIFPIDALSDERRALGLGVAVLVGIAFGFVLERSGFGRAQKLVGQFYGNDLTVLKVMFTAVVTAMLGLVVLSSAGIADLEAMQFNYPTYLWPMIVGGLLLGAGFVTSGYCPGTSLVATASGKLDGAATVLGVVAGGLVYAHVEPALGTFPNSGKLGALSLSEWLGLPAPVVAAFVVAIAIAAFLGGERIERIVAGGTPEGAAPGAARKWIFVGLVAVALAGVAMLALPTGTSAAP from the coding sequence ATGACGACGATCTTCCCCATCGACGCGCTCTCGGACGAGCGCCGCGCGCTCGGCCTCGGCGTCGCCGTGCTCGTCGGGATCGCCTTCGGGTTCGTCCTGGAGCGCTCCGGCTTCGGGCGGGCCCAGAAGCTGGTCGGCCAGTTCTACGGAAACGACCTCACCGTCCTCAAGGTGATGTTCACCGCCGTCGTGACCGCGATGCTCGGGCTCGTGGTGCTCTCCTCCGCGGGGATCGCGGACCTCGAGGCCATGCAGTTCAACTACCCCACCTACCTCTGGCCCATGATCGTGGGCGGCCTGCTGCTCGGCGCCGGGTTCGTGACGTCCGGCTATTGCCCGGGCACCTCGCTCGTCGCGACGGCCTCCGGCAAGCTCGACGGAGCGGCGACCGTGCTCGGCGTGGTCGCCGGCGGGCTCGTCTACGCGCACGTCGAGCCCGCGCTCGGCACGTTCCCCAACTCCGGCAAGCTCGGGGCGCTCTCGCTCTCCGAGTGGCTGGGCCTGCCGGCCCCGGTCGTCGCTGCGTTCGTCGTCGCCATCGCCATCGCGGCGTTCCTGGGGGGCGAGCGCATCGAGCGCATCGTCGCCGGCGGCACGCCGGAGGGCGCCGCCCCGGGCGCGGCGCGCAAGTGGATCTTCGTCGGGCTGGTCGCGGTCGCCCTCGCCGGCGTCGCGATGCTCGCGCTCCCGACCGGCACCTCGGCGGCGCCGTAA
- a CDS encoding YeeE/YedE thiosulfate transporter family protein: MEKNPSRFWNPYAGGVALGLVLLATFLLMGKGLGASGATYRLGVWALDGVAPAHAQSVPAIAGVVEEGHPLDDWLVFEVVGMLVGGALAAITSGRFSREVLKGPSFSSAGRIGFAIVGGVLMGFAAKLTRGCTSGQALSGGAVMSVGSWAFMLSVFAGGYAVAWSMRRQWR; this comes from the coding sequence ATGGAGAAGAACCCCAGCAGATTCTGGAATCCCTACGCCGGAGGCGTGGCGCTCGGGCTGGTGTTGCTCGCGACCTTCCTGCTCATGGGCAAGGGCCTCGGGGCGTCGGGGGCCACCTACCGGCTCGGCGTCTGGGCGCTGGACGGCGTCGCGCCGGCGCACGCGCAGAGCGTGCCCGCGATCGCGGGCGTCGTGGAGGAGGGCCACCCGCTCGACGACTGGCTCGTGTTCGAGGTCGTCGGGATGCTCGTCGGCGGCGCCCTCGCGGCGATCACCTCGGGGCGCTTCTCCCGCGAGGTCCTGAAGGGGCCGAGCTTCTCGAGCGCGGGACGGATCGGGTTCGCGATAGTGGGCGGCGTGCTGATGGGCTTCGCCGCGAAGTTGACCCGCGGCTGCACGTCGGGACAGGCGCTCTCGGGCGGCGCGGTGATGTCCGTGGGGTCCTGGGCCTTCATGCTGTCGGTGTTCGCGGGCGGCTACGCCGTCGCGTGGTCCATGAGGAGGCAGTGGCGATGA
- a CDS encoding cell wall metabolism sensor histidine kinase WalK — protein MTSGPSQRAGAPGATLPELSRTPRWRRRLPWSPGRIVGAYALVASLWIGLSDRVVEAVVGDHARTALQTAKGIGFVLVTSALLYALIHRREHGLRLRGAEIRATIESMADAVLVVDTRAQIVEVNKAAAELLRVGARTELLLPLQEWGRRFQLRYLDGSPVPYERFATVRALSGERVPAYDGIVRAADGRDVFLSVTAAPVLVSGGRTELAVAVLRDVSAARRLDELRDEFLSTAAHEFKTPLAVIKAYAQLLQKREPAEAQALVVIQRQVDRLNRLVQHLLDTTRLRLDVRDERLHRFDLGALADEVVGRMRGSAPAHDITVSSVPAPVRADRERLARVITSLVDNAIRFSPRGGPVAARVEARDGAAVFSVEDRGLGIAPERQARIFERYYRAHAGTPQDYGGLGLGLDMSREIVARHGGRMWFESTPGHGSTFHFSVPLADEGAP, from the coding sequence GTGACCTCCGGCCCCTCCCAGCGCGCGGGCGCGCCCGGAGCCACCCTCCCCGAGCTCTCCCGCACTCCTCGCTGGCGACGCCGCCTCCCGTGGTCCCCCGGCCGCATCGTCGGCGCCTACGCCCTGGTCGCCTCGCTGTGGATCGGCCTCTCGGACCGGGTGGTGGAGGCGGTCGTGGGTGACCACGCCCGCACCGCCCTGCAGACCGCGAAGGGGATCGGGTTCGTCCTCGTCACCTCGGCGCTGCTGTACGCGCTCATCCATCGCCGCGAGCACGGCCTGCGTCTTCGGGGCGCGGAGATCCGGGCCACCATCGAGAGCATGGCCGACGCGGTCCTCGTCGTGGACACGCGCGCCCAGATCGTGGAGGTGAACAAGGCCGCCGCCGAGCTCCTGCGCGTCGGAGCGCGCACGGAGCTGCTGCTGCCGTTGCAGGAGTGGGGGCGGCGCTTCCAGCTCCGGTACCTCGACGGCTCGCCCGTGCCGTACGAGCGCTTCGCCACCGTCCGCGCCCTCTCCGGCGAGCGCGTGCCGGCCTACGACGGGATCGTCCGCGCCGCCGACGGGCGCGACGTCTTCCTCTCCGTCACCGCCGCGCCGGTGCTGGTCTCCGGCGGCCGCACGGAGCTCGCGGTGGCGGTCCTCCGCGACGTCTCGGCCGCGCGGCGCCTCGACGAGCTTCGCGACGAGTTCCTCTCCACCGCCGCGCACGAGTTCAAGACGCCGCTCGCCGTCATCAAGGCGTACGCCCAGCTCCTGCAGAAGCGCGAGCCGGCCGAGGCGCAGGCGCTCGTCGTGATCCAGCGGCAGGTCGATCGCCTGAACCGGCTCGTGCAGCACCTCCTCGACACGACGCGCCTGCGGCTCGACGTCCGCGACGAGCGGCTGCACCGCTTCGATCTCGGCGCGCTCGCCGACGAGGTCGTCGGCCGGATGCGCGGCTCCGCCCCGGCGCACGACATCACCGTCTCGAGCGTCCCGGCTCCGGTGCGCGCCGATCGCGAGCGGCTCGCCCGCGTCATCACGAGCCTCGTGGACAACGCCATCCGGTTCTCGCCGCGCGGCGGACCCGTCGCGGCGCGGGTCGAGGCGCGCGACGGCGCCGCCGTCTTCTCGGTGGAGGATCGCGGCCTCGGCATCGCCCCGGAGCGGCAGGCGCGCATCTTCGAGCGGTACTACCGCGCCCACGCCGGCACCCCCCAGGACTACGGCGGCCTCGGGCTGGGGCTCGACATGAGCCGCGAGATCGTGGCCCGCCACGGCGGGCGCATGTGGTTCGAGAGCACGCCCGGCCACGGCTCGACCTTCCACTTCAGCGTGCCGCTCGCCGACGAGGGCGCGCCGTGA
- a CDS encoding response regulator translates to MTPRSVLVVEDDPDLLSLLEMILEDAGHRVRTAPEGFAALARVDEEMPGVILLDMRMPGMNGWEFAREFRARHGHACPIVVVTAAENARARAEEIGAEGWLAKPFELEDVLSTVERHLAAAGAAGT, encoded by the coding sequence GTGACTCCACGCAGCGTGCTCGTCGTCGAGGACGATCCCGACCTGCTGTCGCTCCTCGAGATGATCCTCGAGGACGCGGGCCACCGGGTGCGCACCGCGCCGGAGGGCTTCGCGGCGCTCGCCCGCGTCGACGAGGAGATGCCGGGGGTCATCCTCCTGGACATGCGCATGCCCGGGATGAATGGCTGGGAGTTCGCGAGGGAGTTCCGCGCGCGGCACGGACACGCCTGCCCGATCGTCGTCGTGACCGCCGCCGAGAACGCCCGCGCGCGCGCCGAGGAGATCGGCGCCGAGGGGTGGCTGGCGAAGCCCTTCGAGCTCGAGGACGTGCTCTCTACCGTCGAGCGGCACCTCGCCGCCGCGGGCGCGGCGGGCACTTGA